From one Budorcas taxicolor isolate Tak-1 chromosome 21, Takin1.1, whole genome shotgun sequence genomic stretch:
- the AHNAK2 gene encoding protein AHNAK2, whose protein sequence is RGRRAQRERLSWPKFQALKGKRGPRRSHSSSEAYERGRGPDLSPTSTDTEARLPAEEQAREDEPGSQWRRRFPSLRFRVVSGKGPSSRGDRGGAGPAELLEEAGPSEAEQEAIRVAGRAETGDVRAGQPEEAEAPTEPALPGEGPAPRLQRKKAQARGLEGTLAEEHTEVGTAPGQTREGAAEDTQGPQLGTARLTQHGSADQGTYQNGHPEFRIRIRSLKTPKFRVARETGPEDADGTAPVRWGPWWTQVSADDSRATGDDKGDTESETTKRAQATQLTKGQGGGEEDVVEKRAEASKEGDQETEETEGKTRVLKFKLPSFGWSPAKEGKGERTTRIQETDKQNSVTAGTTDTEGKGKDGHGRDSKFKTPKFKMPSFSVSVPSKAIEAAVDVSLPKAQAEVTLPSVQADIKTSEVRVELPSAELDVKGAEVAVKLPEGPLPEAELKDGAAGVGIKAHLPKVQMPSVKLPKVDIKAPQVDIKGAKLDLKGAKAEVAAPDVEVSLPSVEVDSQAPGAKLEAAVSLGDKEVAARDSKFKMPKFKMPSFGVSAPSKAIEAAVDVSLPKAQAEVTLPSVQADVKTSEVRVELPSAELDVKGAEVAVKLPEGPLPEAELKDGAAGVGIKAHLPKVQVPSVKLPKVDIKAPQVDIKGPKLDLKGAKAEVATPDVEVSLPSVEVDSQAPGAKLEAAVSLGDKEVAARDSKFKMPKFKMPSFGVSAPSKAIEAAVDVSLPKAQAEVTLPSVQADVKTSEVRVELPSAELDVKGAEVAVKLPEGPLPKAELKDGAAGVGIKAHLPKVQVPSVKLPKVDIKAPQVDIKGPKLDLKGAKAEVAAPDVEVSLPSVEVDSQAPGAKLEADVSLGDKEVAARDSKFKMPKFKMPSFGVSAPSKAIEAAVDVSLPKAQAEVTLPSVQADVKTSEVRVELPSAELDVKGAEVAVKLPEGPLPEAELKDGAAGVGIKAHLPKVQVPSVKLPKVDIKAPQVDIKGPKLDLKGAKAEVAAPDVAVSLPSVEVDSQAPGAKLEADLSLGDKEVAARDSKFKMPKFKMPSFGVSAPSKAIEAAVDVSLPKAQAEVTLPSVQADVKTSEVRVELPSAELDVKGTEVAVKLPEGPLPEAELKDGAAGVGIKAHLPKVQVPSVKLPKVDIKAPQVDIKGPKLDLKGAKAEVAAPDVEVSLPSVEVDSQAPGAKLEAAVSLGDKEVAARDSKFKMPKFKMPSFGVSAPSKAIEAAVDVSLPKAQAEVTLPSVQADVKTSEVRVELPSAELDVKGAEVAVKLPEGPLPEAELKDGAAGVGIKAHLPKVQVPSVKLPKVDIKAPQVDIKGPKLDLKGAKAEVATPDVEVSLPSVEVDSQAPGAKLEAAVSLGDKEVATRDSKFKMPKFKMPSFGVSAPSKAIEAAVDVSLPKAQAEVTLPSVQADVKTSEVRVELPSAELDVKGAEVAVKLPEGPLPEAELKDGAAGVGIKAHLPKVQVPSVKLPKVDIKAPQVDIKGPKLDLKGAKAEVAAPDVEVSLPSVEVDSQAPGAKLEAAVSLGDKEVAARDSKFKMPKFKMPSFGVSAPSKAIEAAVDVSLPKAQAEVTLPSVQADIKTSEVRVELPSAELDVKGAEVAVKLPEGPLPEAELKDGAAGVGIKAHLPKVQVPSVKLPKVDIKAPQVDIKGPKLDLKGAKAEVAAPDVEVSLPSVEVDSQAPGAKLEADVSLGDKEVATRDSKFKMPKFKMPSFGVSAPSKAIEAAVDVSLPKAQAEVTLPSVQADVKTSEVRVELPSAELDVKGAEVAVKLPEGPLPEAELKDGAAGVGIKAHLPKVQVPSVKLPKVDIKTPQVDIKGPKLDLKGAKAEVAAPDVEVSLPSVEVDSQAPGAKLEAAVSLGDKEVAARDSKFKMPKFKMPSFGVSAPSKAIEAAVDVSLPKAQAEVTLPSVQADVKTSEVRVELPSAELDVKGAEVAVKLPEGPLPEAELKDGAAGVGIKAHLPKVQVPSVKLPKVDIKAPQVDIKGPKLDLKGAKAEVAAPDVEVSLPSVEVDSQAPGAKLEAAVSLGDKEVAARDSKFKMPKFKMPSFGVSAPSKAIEAAVDVSLPKAQAEVTLPSVQADVKTSEVRVELPSAELDVKGAEVAVELPEGPLPEAELKDGAAGVGIKAHLPKVQVPSVKLPKVDIKAPQVDIKGPKLDLKGAKAEVAAPDVEVSLPSVEVDSQAPGAKLEAAVSLGDKEVAARDSKFKMPKFKMPSFGVSAPSKAIEAAVDVSLPKAQAEVTLPSVQADVKTSEVRVELPSAELDVKGAEVAVELPEGPLPEAELKDGAAGVGIKAHLPKVQVPSVKLPKVDIKAPQVDIKGPKLDLKGAKAEVAAPDVEVSLPSVEVDSQAPGAKLEAAVSLGDKEVAARDSKFKMPKFKMPSFGVSAPSKAIEAAVDVSLPKAQAEVTLPSVQADVKTSEVRVELPSAELDVKGAEVAVKLPEGPLPEAELKDGAAGVGIKAHLPKVQVPSVKLPKVDIKAPQVDIKGPKLDLKGAKAEVAAPDVEVSLPSVEVDSHAPGAKLEADVSLGDKEVAARGCTLKTEEDGKIHVKKPHFKFPRLFSSAGKSSKSSTLIERDPHLSLAPSDSGVDPALSYISSHKPSLPFPHMGWPGVSSGILDVSRSYADGSSVSPEAVTLIKYQVTVPDAPHFPPEILSCSQEDRESPTTLRPDESVPCPPDSPASPVDPLFPASYGRVTFPKFHRPKFWFSSPEAADPAVDGQAAERAPAPCPLSDAQGLDSARGLPPADGSQGHGSGDVSAGQPHGEGRAPSPGERLQPLCRAAGVDVPVEGSTAAPGGWFRMPALHLPIIRHPAREKGVPGAPSPMPAACALGEEEPAPITAQGPLGSEVEAPETLEPAEIASHAGMLKINLDGRGSTLLPPPPGAPPAGLSTSEIRVRPGEGSLPLRMPSRALLETEAPPAGPAGLDLARGEGRAEKWSSQPEGPVKLKVSRTDGPSQISVVSVGQPWEGSVVTVKLPRLSMPRFAFPDPGSEADVFIPAVREVRCTGSSLDDAWCAESVGAWGASILKAGAGTPGEQPVAFDLSPEASRVRVHIHSAQGEGAGVGIHAGVTPQPADRSGPEAVSTQIVRESEIPASEIQTASYGFSLLKVKIPEPPTQGRVQDSLLTGGLQEASEDTAPGADPVSGDLQPDTGEPFEVISSSVSVPRGPALPADLHSGPPGTESCSDEEPAEILEFPPEEDGEEAAAGLSKGDQAPKEKPEGKRSSGLLRFWLPSIGFSSSSEETRADSKDEAHGPAPVQTPPGLQPEAEPPKKSEKASWFRFPRLGFSSSPTKKSKSLEDEAAPAEQKLQEEAATFFDARENFSPEDREETVPGAGAMVTSRARTELILLEPDPGALDEPAPAAQ, encoded by the coding sequence aggggccGGCGTGCCCAGCGGGAGCGGCTTTCCTGGCCCAAGTTCCAAGCCTTGAAGGGCAAGCGAGGGCCCCGGAGGTCCCACAGCTCCTCAGAGGCCTACGAGCGGGGGCGGGGGCCCGACCTGTCGCCTACAAGCACAGACACGGAGGCCCGGCTCCCGGCGGAGGAGCAGGCCCGGGAGGACGAGCCGGGCAGCCAGTGGAGGAGACGGTTCCCCAGCCTGAGGTTCAGAGTGGTCTCAGGGAAGGGCCCGTCCAGCAGGGGAGACCGCGGCGGGGCAGGCCCAGCTGAGCTGCTGGAGGAGGCAGGGCCCTCGGAGGCCGAACAAGAGGCCATCAGAGTGGCTGGACGTGCCGAGACAGGGGACGTGAGAGCAGGACAGCCCGAGGAGGCCGAGGCCCCCACGGAGCCTGCTCTGCCCGGCGAGGGACCCGCACCCAGACTGCAAAGGAAGAAAGCACAGGCAAGGGGCCTGGAGGGGACCCTGGCGGAGGAACACACAGAGGTGGGCACAGCCCCGGGCCAGACCAGGGAGGGAGCCGCAGAGGACACTCAGGGGCCACAGCTGGGTACCGCCAGGCTGACTCAGCACGGCTCTGCAGACCAGGGCACCTACCAGAACGGCCACCCAGAATTCCGCATCCGCATACGCAGCTTAAAGACACCCAAGTTCAGGGTTGCCAGAGAAACAGGACCAGAGGATGCAGATGGCACCGCCCCGGTGCGCTGGGGACCCTGGTGGACTCAGGTCTCTGCCGACGACTCCAGGGCCACGGGGGACGACAAAGGGgacacagagtcagagacgacaAAAAGAGCACAAGCAACACAACTGACAAAaggacagggaggaggagaggaggacgtGGTGGAAAAGAGGGCAGAGGCCAGCAAGGAAGGGGACCAAGAAACAGAGGAGACGGAGGGAAAGACAAGAGTCCTCAAGTTCAAGCTGCCGTCATTCGGGTGGTCACCAGccaaggaaggaaaaggagagaggacaACACGAATTCaggaaacagataaacaaaatagcGTCACAGCAGGGACAACAGACACTGAGGGAAAGGGGAAAGACGGACACGGCAGAGACAGCAAGTTCAAAACGCCCAAGTTCAAGATGCCGTCCTTCAGCGTGTCGGTGCCCAGCAAGGCCATCGAGGCCGCCGTGGACGTGTCCCTGCCCAAGGCCCAGGCCGAGGTGACCCTGCCCTCGGTGCAGGCCGACATCAAGACCAGTGAGGTCCGCGTGGAGCTGCCCTCGGCCGAGCTGGACGTCAAGGGCGCCGAGGTGGCCGTCAAGCTGCCGGAGGGGCCCCTGCCCGAAGCCGAGCTCAAGGACGGGGCGGCGGGAGTCGGAATCAAGGCCCACCTGCCCAAGGTGCAGATGCCCAGCGTCAAGCTGCCCAAGGTGGACATCAAGGCCCCGCAGGTGGACATCAAAGGGGCCAAGCTGGACCTGAAGGGCGCCAAGGCCGAGGTGGCCGCCCCCGACGTGGAGGTGTCGCTGCCCAGCGTGGAGGTGGACAGCCAGGCCCCGGGTGCCAAGCTGGAGGCCGCCGTGTCCCTGGGGGACAAGGAGGTGGCCGCCAGAGACAGCAAGTTCAAAATGCCCAAGTTCAAGATGCCGTCCTTCGGCGTGTCGGCGCCCAGCAAGGCCATCGAGGCCGCCGTGGACGTGTCCCTGCCCAAGGCCCAGGCCGAGGTGACCCTGCCCTCGGTGCAGGCCGACGTCAAGACCAGTGAGGTCCGCGTGGAGCTGCCCTCGGCCGAGCTGGACGTCAAGGGCGCCGAGGTGGCCGTCAAGCTGCCGGAGGGGCCCCTGCCCGAAGCCGAGCTCAAGGACGGGGCGGCGGGAGTCGGAATCAAGGCCCACCTGCCCAAGGTGCAGGTGCCCAGCGTCAAGCTGCCCAAGGTGGACATCAAGGCCCCGCAGGTGGACATCAAGGGGCCCAAGCTGGACCTGAAGGGCGCCAAGGCCGAGGTGGCCACCCCCGACGTGGAGGTGTCGCTGCCCAGCGTGGAGGTGGACAGCCAGGCCCCGGGCGCCAAGCTGGAGGCCGCCGTGTCCCTGGGGGACAAGGAGGTGGCCGCCAGAGACAGCAAGTTCAAAATGCCCAAGTTCAAGATGCCGTCCTTCGGCGTGTCGGCGCCCAGCAAGGCCATTGAGGCCGCCGTGGACGTGTCCCTGCCCAAGGCCCAGGCCGAGGTGACCCTGCCCTCGGTGCAGGCCGACGTCAAGACCAGTGAGGTCCGCGTGGAGCTGCCCTCGGCCGAGCTGGACGTCAAGGGCGCCGAGGTGGCTGTCAAGCTGCCGGAGGGGCCCCTGCCCAAAGCCGAGCTCAAGGACGGGGCGGCGGGAGTCGGAATCAAGGCCCACCTGCCCAAGGTGCAGGTGCCCAGCGTCAAGCTGCCCAAGGTGGACATCAAGGCCCCGCAGGTGGACATCAAGGGGCCCAAGCTGGACCTGAAGGGCGCCAAGGCCGAGGTGGCCGCCCCCGACGTGGAGGTGTCGCTGCCCAGCGTGGAGGTGGACAGCCAGGCCCCGGGCGCCAAGCTGGAGGCCGACGTGTCCCTGGGGGACAAGGAGGTGGCCGCCAGAGACAGCAAGTTCAAAATGCCCAAGTTTAAGATGCCGTCCTTCGGCGTGTCGGCGCCCAGCAAGGCCATCGAGGCCGCCGTGGACGTGTCCCTTCCCAAGGCCCAGGCCGAGGTGACCCTGCCCTCGGTGCAGGCCGACGTCAAGACCAGTGAGGTCCGCGTGGAGCTGCCCTCGGCCGAGCTGGACGTCAAGGGCGCCGAGGTGGCCGTCAAGCTGCCGGAGGGGCCCCTGCCCGAAGCCGAGCTCAAGGACGGGGCGGCGGGAGTCGGAATCAAGGCCCACCTGCCCAAGGTGCAGGTGCCCAGCGTCAAGCTGCCCAAGGTGGACATCAAGGCCCCGCAGGTGGACATCAAGGGGCCCAAGCTGGACCTGAAGGGCGCCAAGGCCGAGGTGGCCGCCCCCGACGTGGCGGTGTCGCTACCCAGCGTGGAGGTGGACAGCCAGGCCCCGGGCGCCAAGCTGGAGGCCGACCTGTCCCTGGGGGACAAGGAGGTGGCCGCCAGAGACAGCAAGTTCAAAATGCCCAAGTTCAAGATGCCGTCCTTCGGCGTGTCGGCGCCCAGCAAGGCCATCGAGGCCGCCGTGGACGTGTCCCTGCCCAAGGCCCAGGCCGAGGTGACCCTGCCCTCGGTGCAGGCCGACGTCAAGACCAGTGAGGTCCGCGTGGAGCTGCCCTCGGCCGAGCTGGACGTCAAGGGCACCGAGGTGGCCGTCAAGCTGCCGGAGGGGCCCCTGCCCGAAGCCGAGCTCAAGGACGGGGCGGCGGGAGTCGGAATCAAGGCCCACCTGCCCAAGGTGCAGGTGCCCAGCGTCAAGCTGCCCAAGGTGGACATCAAGGCCCCGCAGGTGGACATCAAGGGGCCCAAGCTGGACCTGAAGGGCGCCAAGGCCGAGGTGGCCGCCCCCGACGTGGAGGTGTCGCTGCCCAGCGTGGAGGTGGACAGCCAGGCCCCGGGCGCCAAGCTGGAGGCCGCCGTGTCCCTGGGGGACAAGGAGGTGGCCGCCAGAGACAGCAAGTTCAAAATGCCCAAGTTCAAGATGCCGTCCTTCGGCGTGTCGGCGCCCAGCAAGGCCATCGAGGCCGCCGTGGACGTGTCCCTGCCCAAGGCCCAGGCCGAGGTGACCCTGCCCTCGGTGCAGGCCGACGTCAAGACCAGTGAGGTCCGCGTGGAGCTGCCCTCGGCCGAGCTGGACGTCAAGGGCGCCGAGGTGGCCGTCAAGCTGCCGGAGGGGCCCCTGCCCGAAGCCGAGCTCAAGGACGGGGCGGCGGGAGTCGGAATCAAGGCCCACCTGCCCAAGGTGCAGGTGCCCAGCGTCAAGCTGCCCAAGGTGGACATCAAGGCCCCGCAGGTGGACATCAAGGGGCCCAAGCTGGACCTGAAGGGCGCCAAGGCCGAGGTGGCCACCCCCGACGTGGAGGTGTCGCTGCCCAGCGTGGAGGTGGACAGCCAGGCCCCGGGCGCCAAGCTGGAGGCCGCCGTGTCCCTGGGGGACAAGGAGGTGGCCACCAGAGACAGCAAGTTCAAAATGCCCAAGTTCAAGATGCCGTCCTTCGGCGTGTCGGCGCCCAGCAAGGCCATCGAGGCCGCCGTGGACGTGTCCCTGCCCAAGGCCCAGGCCGAGGTGACCCTGCCCTCGGTGCAGGCCGACGTCAAGACCAGTGAGGTCCGCGTGGAGCTGCCCTCGGCCGAGCTGGACGTCAAGGGCGCCGAGGTGGCCGTCAAGCTGCCGGAGGGGCCCCTGCCCGAAGCCGAGCTCAAGGACGGGGCGGCGGGAGTCGGAATCAAGGCCCACCTGCCCAAGGTGCAGGTGCCCAGCGTCAAGCTGCCCAAGGTGGACATCAAGGCCCCGCAGGTGGACATCAAGGGGCCCAAGCTGGACCTGAAGGGCGCCAAGGCCGAGGTGGCCGCCCCCGACGTGGAGGTGTCGCTGCCCAGCGTGGAGGTGGACAGCCAGGCCCCGGGCGCCAAGCTGGAGGCCGCCGTGTCCCTGGGGGACAAGGAGGTGGCCGCCAGAGACAGCAAGTTCAAAATGCCCAAGTTCAAGATGCCGTCCTTCGGCGTGTCGGCGCCCAGCAAGGCCATCGAGGCCGCCGTGGACGTGTCCCTGCCCAAGGCCCAGGCCGAGGTGACCCTGCCCTCGGTGCAGGCCGACATCAAGACCAGTGAGGTCCGCGTGGAGCTGCCCTCGGCCGAGCTGGACGTCAAGGGCGCCGAGGTGGCCGTCAAGCTGCCGGAGGGGCCCCTGCCCGAAGCCGAGCTCAAGGACGGGGCGGCGGGAGTCGGAATCAAGGCCCACCTGCCCAAGGTGCAGGTGCCCAGCGTCAAGCTGCCCAAGGTGGACATCAAGGCCCCGCAGGTGGACATCAAGGGGCCCAAGCTGGACCTGAAGGGCGCCAAGGCCGAGGTGGCCGCCCCCGACGTGGAGGTGTCGCTGCCCAGCGTGGAGGTGGACAGCCAGGCCCCGGGCGCCAAGCTGGAGGCCGACGTGTCCCTGGGGGACAAGGAGGTGGCCACCAGAGACAGCAAGTTCAAAATGCCCAAGTTCAAGATGCCGTCCTTCGGCGTGTCGGCGCCCAGCAAGGCCATCGAGGCCGCCGTGGACGTGTCCCTGCCCAAGGCCCAGGCCGAGGTGACCCTGCCCTCGGTGCAGGCCGACGTCAAGACCAGTGAGGTCCGCGTGGAGCTGCCCTCGGCCGAGCTGGACGTCAAGGGCGCCGAGGTGGCCGTCAAGCTGCCGGAGGGGCCCCTGCCCGAAGCCGAGCTCAAGGACGGGGCGGCGGGAGTCGGAATCAAGGCCCACCTGCCCAAGGTGCAGGTGCCCAGCGTCAAGCTGCCCAAGGTGGACATCAAGACCCCGCAGGTGGACATCAAGGGGCCCAAGCTGGACCTGAAGGGCGCCAAGGCCGAGGTGGCCGCCCCCGACGTGGAGGTGTCGCTGCCCAGCGTGGAGGTGGACAGCCAGGCCCCGGGCGCCAAGCTGGAGGCCGCCGTGTCCCTGGGGGACAAGGAGGTGGCCGCCAGAGACAGCAAGTTCAAAATGCCCAAGTTCAAGATGCCGTCCTTCGGCGTGTCGGCGCCCAGCAAGGCCATCGAGGCCGCCGTGGACGTGTCCCTGCCCAAGGCCCAGGCCGAGGTGACCCTGCCCTCGGTGCAGGCCGACGTCAAGACCAGTGAGGTCCGCGTGGAGCTGCCCTCGGCCGAGCTGGACGTCAAGGGCGCCGAGGTGGCCGTCAAGCTGCCGGAGGGGCCCCTGCCCGAAGCCGAGCTCAAGGACGGGGCGGCGGGAGTCGGAATCAAGGCCCACCTGCCCAAGGTGCAGGTGCCCAGCGTCAAGCTGCCCAAGGTGGACATCAAGGCCCCGCAGGTGGACATCAAGGGGCCCAAGCTGGACCTGAAGGGCGCCAAGGCCGAGGTGGCCGCCCCCGACGTGGAGGTGTCGCTGCCCAGCGTGGAGGTGGACAGCCAGGCCCCGGGCGCCAAGCTGGAGGCCGCCGTGTCCCTGGGGGACAAGGAGGTGGCCGCCAGAGACAGCAAGTTCAAAATGCCCAAGTTCAAGATGCCGTCCTTCGGCGTGTCGGCGCCCAGCAAGGCCATCGAGGCCGCCGTGGACGTGTCCCTGCCCAAGGCCCAGGCCGAGGTGACCCTGCCCTCGGTGCAGGCCGACGTCAAGACCAGTGAGGTCCGCGTGGAGCTGCCCTCGGCCGAGCTGGACGTCAAGGGCGCCGAGGTGGCCGTCGAGCTGCCGGAGGGGCCCCTGCCCGAAGCCGAGCTCAAGGACGGGGCGGCGGGAGTCGGAATCAAGGCCCACCTGCCCAAGGTGCAGGTGCCCAGCGTCAAGCTGCCCAAGGTGGACATCAAGGCCCCGCAGGTGGACATCAAGGGGCCCAAGCTGGACCTGAAGGGCGCCAAGGCCGAGGTGGCCGCCCCCGACGTGGAGGTGTCGCTGCCCAGCGTGGAGGTGGACAGCCAGGCCCCGGGCGCCAAGCTGGAGGCCGCCGTGTCCCTGGGGGACAAGGAGGTGGCCGCCAGAGACAGCAAGTTCAAAATGCCCAAGTTCAAGATGCCGTCCTTCGGCGTGTCGGCGCCCAGCAAGGCCATCGAGGCCGCCGTGGACGTGTCCCTGCCCAAGGCCCAGGCCGAGGTGACCCTGCCCTCGGTGCAGGCCGACGTCAAGACCAGTGAGGTCCGCGTGGAGCTGCCCTCGGCCGAGCTGGACGTCAAGGGCGCCGAGGTGGCCGTCGAGCTGCCGGAGGGGCCCCTGCCCGAAGCCGAGCTCAAGGACGGGGCGGCGGGAGTCGGAATCAAGGCCCACCTGCCCAAGGTGCAGGTGCCCAGCGTCAAGCTGCCCAAGGTGGACATCAAGGCCCCGCAGGTGGACATCAAGGGGCCCAAGCTGGACCTGAAGGGCGCCAAGGCCGAGGTGGCCGCCCCCGACGTGGAGGTGTCGCTGCCCAGCGTGGAGGTGGACAGCCAGGCCCCGGGCGCCAAGCTGGAGGCCGCCGTGTCCCTGGGGGACAAGGAGGTGGCCGCCAGAGACAGCAAGTTCAAAATGCCCAAGTTCAAGATGCCGTCCTTCGGCGTGTCGGCGCCCAGCAAGGCCATCGAGGCCGCCGTGGACGTGTCCCTGCCCAAGGCCCAGGCCGAGGTGACCCTGCCCTCGGTGCAGGCCGACGTCAAGACCAGTGAGGTCCGCGTGGAGCTGCCCTCGGCCGAGCTGGACGTCAAGGGCGCCGAGGTGGCCGTCAAGCTGCCGGAGGGGCCCCTGCCCGAAGCCGAGCTCAAGGACGGGGCGGCGGGAGTCGGAATCAAGGCCCACCTGCCCAAGGTGCAGGTGCCCAGCGTCAAGCTGCCCAAGGTGGACATCAAGGCCCCGCAGGTGGACATCAAAGGGCCCAAGCTGGACCTGAAGGGCGCCAAGGCCGAGGTGGCCGCCCCCGACGTGGAGGTGTCGCTGCCCAGCGTGGAGGTGGACAGCCACGCCCCGGGCGCCAAGCTAGAGGCCGACGTGTCCCTGGGGGACAAGGAGGTGGCCGCCAGAGGGTGCACATTGAAAACTGAAGAGGATGGTAAAATCCATGTCAAGAAACCCCATTTTAAGTTTCCTAGGCTGTTTTCTTCAGCAGGGAAGTCTTCCAAAAGTTCTACCCTTATTGAACGCGATCCTCACCTTTCTTTGGCCCCAAGTGATTCTGGTGTGGATCCTGCCTTGTCATATATTTCTAGCCATAAACCGTCCCTGCCGTTTCCCCACATGGGTTGGCCTGGTGTTTCCTCAGGCATCCTTGATGTCAGCCGTTCTTATGCTGATGGTTCGTCTGTCTCTCCAGAGGCGGTCACTCTCATCAAGTACCAGGTGACTGTTCCCGACGCCCCACATTTCCCTCCGGAAATCCTCTCGTGTTCCCAGGAGGATAGAGAAAGTCCTACCACTCTGCGCCCCGACGAGAGCGTTCCATGCCCACCTGATAGTCCTGCCAGCCCTGTGGACCCCCTATTTCCTGCATCTTATGGTCGGGTGACTTTTCCTAAGTTTCATCGACCTAAGTTCTGGTTTTCTAGCCCAGAAGCAGCAGATCCTGCGGTGGATGGTCAGGCCGCAGAACGCGCCCCAGCCCCGTGCCCCCTCAGCGATGCTCAGGGGCTGGACTCTGCACGCGGCCTGCCCCCGGCAGATGGCAGCCAAGGGCACGGGTCTGGGGATGTCTCAGCCGGCCAGCCTCATGGCGAGGGGAGGGCCCCGTCACCAGGAGAACGCCTCCAGCCGCTGTGCAGAGCTGCAGGTGTGGATGTCCCAGTGGAGGGGAGCACAGCCGCTCCGGGGGGCTGGTTCAGGATGCCCGCCCTCCACCTGCCCATCATCCGGCACCCTGCCAGGGAGAAGGGGGTACCCGGGGCACCGAGTCCCATGCCTGCTGCCTGTGCATTGGGGGAAGAAGAGCCAGCTCCCATCACGGCTCAGGGGCCTCTGGGGTCAGAGGTGGAGGCGCCTGAAACCCTGGAGCCAGCTGAGATTGCATCGCATGCGGGCATGCTAAAGATAAACCTAGACGGCAGAGGCTCGACGCTGCTCCCGCCTCCTCCGGGGGCACCCCCTGCGGGCCTGTCCACTTCTGAGATCAGGGTCCGCCCAGGCGAAGGCTCCCTTCCGCTTCGGATGCCCAGCAGGGCACTTTTGGAAACAGAAGCTCCTCCTGCTGGGCCTGCAGGCCTGGACCTCgccaggggagaggggagggcggAGAAATGGTCCTCCCAGCCTGAAGGCCCCGTTAAACTGAAGGTGTCCAGGACCGACGGGCCATCCCAGATTTCTGTGGTCAGCGTGGGTCAGCCCTGGGAGGGCTCTGTGGTAACTGTCAAGCTGCCAAGGCTGAGCATGCCGAGGTTCGCCTTCCCTGACCCCGGATCGGAGGCTGATGTGTTCATCCCTGCCGTGCGGGAGGTGCGATGCACTGGGAGCAGCCTGGACGACGCCTGGTGTGCAGAGAGCGTGGGAGCCTGGGGTGCCAGCATCCTGAAGGCCGGCGCTGGGACCCCTGGGGAGCAGCCTGTGGCCTTTGACCTCTCCCCGGAAGCTTCCAGGGTCCGAGTGCACATTCACAGTGCTCAGGGAGAGGGTGCCGGGGTCGGCATACACGCCGGAGTGACTCCACAGCCAGCTGACCGCTCGGGACCCGAGGCCGTTTCCACTCAGATTGTGCGGGAATCAGAGATCCCTGCGTCTGAGATCCAAACGGCTTCCTACGGATTTTCGTTGCTGAAAGTGAAGATCCCTGAGCCCCCCACGCAGGGGAGGGTCCAAGACTCCCTACTGACAGGGGGCTTGCAGGAGGCTTCTGAAGACACTGCCCCTGGAGCAGACCCTGTTTCTGGAGACCTGCAGCCAGACACTGGAGAACCATTTGAAGTGATCTCGTCCAGCGTCAGCGTACCCAGAGGGCCAGCACTCCCTGCCGACCTGCACTCTGGCCCCCCGGGTACAGAGAGCTGCTCCGACGAGGAGCCCGCAGAGATCCTCGAATTTCCGCCAGAAGAGGACGGCGAGGAGGCAGCCGCGGGCCTCTCCAAAGGAGACCAGGCTCCAAAAGAGAAGCCGGAAGGTAAGAGGTCTTCCGGTCTGCTCCGGTTTTGGCTTCCCAGCAttggtttctcttcttcctctgaagAGACACGTGCTGACTCCAAAGATGAAGCCCACGGGCCGGCCCCTGTCCAGACCCCGCCGGGTTTGCAGCCTGAGGCAGAGCCGCCCAAGAAATCCGAGAAGGCCAGCTGGTTCCGATTTCCCAGATTAGggttctcctcctcccccaccaagAAAAGCAAGAGCTTGGAGGATGAGGCGGCTCCGGCAGAGCAAAAGCTCCAGGAAGAAGCTGCCACCTTCTTTGATGCCCGCGAGAACTTCTCCCCTGAGGACAGGGAGGAGACGGTGCCAGGCGCCGGGGCAATGGTCACGTCCAGGGCCAGGACGGAGCTCATCCTGCTGGAGCCAGACCCGGGGGCCCTGGACGAGCCTGCACCCGCTGCCcagtga